In one Inquilinus sp. Marseille-Q2685 genomic region, the following are encoded:
- a CDS encoding ABC transporter substrate-binding protein, with translation MLRILCLVALAILPVSSGATAAPAKGGAITVATIGEPPTLDPMVSTADLVGIITQHIFETLFTFDANWNVTPLVADAMPEISADGRVYTIRIRQGLTFHDGSALDADDVAASLKRWTEVASRGKLAAANIEAIEKVDASTIRISLKQPFAPLLALLAFNNSAAVILPSEKIAPELKDIVGSGPYMLKARVPDQYIQLVRFDGYKPREGDPDGYGGARKQYLDEIRFTPVPNANTRVEGAVAGQYDYTDSLPVESFDKVKVGASEPIILKPFGWPVFVMNTKQGLLSDVKLRRAVQLALNEEDMLAAAFGSTDFYALDAAMYPEGYPWRTEVGTEVYNKGDAEGAQKLLEEAGYDGQTPIRILTSRQYEFHYKMALVAAEYLKAAGFQVQLDVTDWATLTQRRTDPALWEIYISHSPFLPEPALIGALAKGSPGWWDTPAKDKAVGAFNQALTQEERVKLWAGVQQVMADEVPLIKVGDFNALSAKAKTLQGVTPAPWPYFWNAYVEK, from the coding sequence ATGCTGCGAATCCTGTGCTTGGTGGCGCTCGCGATCCTGCCGGTCTCGTCCGGCGCCACGGCCGCCCCGGCCAAGGGCGGGGCGATCACCGTGGCGACGATCGGCGAGCCGCCGACGCTGGACCCGATGGTCAGCACCGCCGATCTGGTCGGCATCATCACCCAGCACATCTTCGAGACGCTCTTCACCTTCGATGCCAACTGGAACGTCACGCCCCTGGTCGCCGATGCGATGCCGGAGATCAGCGCCGACGGCCGCGTCTACACCATCAGGATCCGCCAGGGCCTAACCTTCCACGACGGCTCGGCGCTGGACGCCGACGACGTCGCCGCCTCGCTGAAGCGCTGGACGGAGGTGGCATCGCGCGGGAAGCTGGCCGCCGCCAACATCGAGGCGATCGAGAAGGTCGACGCCTCGACCATCAGGATCTCGCTGAAGCAGCCCTTCGCCCCGCTTTTGGCCCTGCTGGCCTTCAACAACAGCGCCGCGGTGATCCTGCCGTCGGAAAAGATCGCGCCGGAGCTGAAGGACATCGTCGGCAGCGGCCCCTATATGCTGAAGGCGCGGGTGCCCGACCAGTACATCCAGCTGGTCCGCTTCGACGGCTACAAGCCGCGCGAAGGCGACCCGGACGGCTATGGCGGCGCCCGCAAGCAGTATCTCGACGAGATCCGCTTCACCCCGGTGCCGAACGCCAACACCCGGGTCGAGGGCGCGGTGGCCGGGCAGTACGACTACACCGACTCCCTGCCGGTCGAATCCTTCGACAAGGTCAAGGTCGGCGCGTCGGAGCCGATCATCCTGAAGCCCTTCGGCTGGCCCGTCTTCGTCATGAACACCAAGCAGGGCCTGCTCAGCGACGTGAAGCTGCGCCGCGCGGTGCAGCTGGCGCTGAACGAGGAGGACATGCTGGCCGCCGCCTTCGGCAGCACCGACTTCTACGCCCTCGACGCCGCCATGTACCCTGAGGGCTACCCCTGGCGGACCGAGGTCGGCACCGAGGTCTACAACAAGGGCGATGCCGAGGGCGCGCAGAAGCTGCTGGAGGAGGCGGGCTATGACGGTCAGACGCCGATCCGGATCCTGACCAGCCGGCAATACGAGTTCCATTACAAGATGGCGCTGGTCGCGGCGGAATACCTGAAGGCCGCCGGATTCCAGGTCCAGCTCGACGTCACCGACTGGGCGACGCTGACCCAGCGCCGGACCGATCCGGCCCTGTGGGAGATCTATATCAGCCACAGTCCGTTCCTGCCGGAGCCGGCGCTGATCGGCGCCCTGGCCAAGGGCTCGCCCGGCTGGTGGGACACGCCGGCCAAGGATAAGGCGGTCGGCGCCTTCAACCAGGCGCTGACGCAGGAGGAGCGGGTGAAGCTGTGGGCCGGCGTGCAGCAGGTGATGGCCGACGAGGTGCCGCTGATCAAGGTCGGCGACTTCAACGCCCTCTCGGCCAAGGCCAAGACGCTGCAGGGCGTGACCCCGGCCCCCTGGCCGTATTTCTGGAACGCCTATGTGGAGAAGTAG
- a CDS encoding ABC transporter permease, giving the protein MAATASASMAGERMKLARLLLRRKTAMIGLAILVVLVLAAAFAPWITGYAPQKLSIVNRLKPPSAAHWFGTDEFGRDVFTRAVYGGRLSLFVGFAVVVLSSVLGIVLGLVAGFFRPADKVVARVIDAMMAFPDILLAISLVAALGPSLVNVIVALGIVYTPRLARIVRASTLVIRELPFVEAARALGVSTWRIVTAHVLRNLWSPILVQGTFIFAYAILAEAGLSFLGVGVSPEIPTWGTMINAGQQYMGTADWMMVFPGLAIVLSVVSLQMVGDGLRDILDPRLRKEL; this is encoded by the coding sequence ATGGCCGCGACCGCCTCCGCCTCCATGGCCGGCGAGCGCATGAAGCTCGCCCGCCTGCTGCTGCGCCGCAAGACCGCGATGATCGGGCTGGCGATCCTGGTCGTGCTGGTCCTGGCCGCGGCCTTCGCGCCCTGGATCACCGGCTACGCGCCGCAGAAGCTGTCGATCGTGAACAGGTTGAAACCACCGAGCGCGGCGCATTGGTTCGGCACCGACGAGTTCGGCCGCGACGTCTTCACCCGCGCCGTCTATGGCGGAAGGCTGTCGCTGTTCGTCGGCTTCGCGGTGGTCGTCCTGTCCTCGGTGCTGGGCATCGTGCTCGGCCTCGTCGCCGGCTTCTTCCGGCCGGCCGACAAGGTGGTGGCCCGGGTGATCGACGCGATGATGGCCTTCCCGGACATCCTGCTGGCGATCTCGCTGGTCGCGGCGCTGGGGCCGTCGCTGGTCAACGTCATCGTCGCGCTCGGCATCGTCTACACGCCGCGGCTGGCCCGCATCGTCCGCGCCTCGACCCTGGTGATCCGGGAGCTGCCCTTCGTCGAGGCGGCGCGGGCGCTCGGCGTCTCCACCTGGCGGATCGTCACCGCCCATGTCCTGCGCAACCTGTGGTCGCCGATCCTGGTGCAGGGCACCTTCATCTTCGCCTACGCCATCCTGGCCGAGGCCGGCCTGTCCTTCCTCGGCGTCGGCGTCTCGCCCGAGATCCCCACCTGGGGGACCATGATCAATGCCGGCCAGCAATATATGGGCACGGCCGACTGGATGATGGTCTTCCCCGGCCTCGCCATCGTGCTGTCGGTGGTGTCGCTGCAGATGGTCGGCGACGGCCTGCGCGACATCCTCGACCCCCGCCTGCGCAAGGAACTGTGA
- a CDS encoding ABC transporter permease produces MLSYIVNRLIGMVAVMFIVATVVFVIIRVTPGDPAAVMLGPDARPEDVVDLRAKLGLDQPLPVQYVTWLGQIAVGDLGQSIFLNQPVLSAIGDRAEPTLMLTVLSILIAVAIALPVGIASAVWRGSALDQSVLTLSMFTASIPSFWLGLILMQVFAVKLGWFPVAGYGGPGATFLERMSHLVLPAIVLGLVNSALITRFTRASMLDVLNDDYVRTARAKGLPERRVVLKHALKNALIPILTVIGLTTALLVSGAVVTETVFGLPGVGNLVVNGVLRRDYPVIQGALLVIAALYVLINLAIDLLYLFVDPRVRT; encoded by the coding sequence ATGCTCTCCTACATCGTCAATCGCCTGATCGGCATGGTCGCGGTGATGTTCATCGTGGCGACGGTCGTCTTCGTCATCATCCGGGTGACGCCGGGCGACCCCGCCGCGGTGATGCTGGGCCCCGACGCGCGGCCGGAGGACGTGGTCGATCTGCGGGCCAAGCTCGGTCTCGACCAGCCGCTGCCGGTGCAATACGTCACCTGGCTCGGCCAGATCGCGGTCGGCGACCTGGGCCAGTCGATCTTCCTGAACCAGCCGGTCCTGAGCGCCATCGGCGACCGGGCCGAGCCGACGCTGATGCTGACCGTCCTGTCGATCCTGATCGCGGTGGCGATCGCGCTGCCGGTCGGCATCGCCTCCGCGGTCTGGCGCGGCTCGGCGCTGGACCAATCGGTGCTGACCCTGTCGATGTTCACCGCCAGCATCCCCAGCTTCTGGCTAGGGCTGATCCTGATGCAGGTCTTCGCGGTCAAGCTGGGCTGGTTCCCGGTGGCGGGCTATGGCGGGCCGGGCGCCACCTTCCTGGAGCGGATGAGCCACCTGGTGCTGCCCGCGATCGTGCTGGGCCTCGTCAACTCCGCCCTCATCACCCGCTTCACCCGGGCCAGCATGCTGGACGTGCTGAACGACGACTATGTCCGCACCGCCCGGGCCAAAGGCCTGCCGGAGCGGCGGGTGGTGCTGAAGCATGCCCTCAAGAATGCGCTGATCCCGATCCTGACTGTGATCGGCCTGACCACGGCGCTGCTGGTCTCCGGCGCGGTCGTCACCGAGACGGTGTTCGGCCTGCCGGGCGTCGGCAATCTCGTGGTCAACGGCGTGCTGCGGCGCGACTACCCGGTGATCCAGGGGGCGCTGCTGGTGATCGCGGCGCTCTATGTCCTGATCAACCTCGCCATCGATCTCCTCTACCTCTTCGTCGACCCGAGGGTGCGCACCTGA
- a CDS encoding IclR family transcriptional regulator, whose translation MAEAAAAKAEKASERSRVSGIERAVQICDHLLAVGRPLTAYDVSKALGAPMSTIYGVVDSLLRQDLLSRDGDGLLWFGPRLYHYGLAYGRSLNLLETASQEMRELSRLLGETVQVCGRDDGHMVVLAMAEPPGHFRVSSKVGTRVPLNWTASGRLLIGHLPWAERIELMRRAAQPSPTGMAETDPEALCRAGETALAEKLAIQLSESDFAVACIAAPICTPNGDCEATISVVLPEQKARERERTYSVAVQEAASRIERLLGWTA comes from the coding sequence ATGGCGGAAGCAGCGGCGGCCAAGGCCGAGAAGGCGAGCGAGCGCAGCCGGGTCAGCGGCATCGAGCGCGCAGTGCAGATCTGCGACCACCTGCTGGCCGTGGGTCGCCCCCTCACCGCCTATGACGTGTCGAAGGCGCTGGGCGCGCCGATGTCGACGATCTACGGCGTGGTGGATTCGCTGCTGCGTCAGGACCTGCTGTCGCGCGACGGCGACGGCCTCCTGTGGTTCGGCCCCCGGCTCTACCATTACGGCCTGGCCTATGGCCGCAGCCTGAACCTCCTGGAAACGGCGTCGCAGGAGATGCGGGAGCTGAGCCGCCTGCTGGGCGAGACCGTCCAGGTCTGCGGCCGCGACGACGGCCATATGGTGGTGCTGGCGATGGCCGAGCCGCCGGGGCATTTCCGGGTCTCGTCCAAGGTCGGCACCCGGGTGCCGCTGAACTGGACCGCCTCCGGCCGCCTCCTGATCGGCCACCTGCCCTGGGCCGAGCGGATCGAGCTGATGCGCCGCGCCGCCCAGCCCTCCCCCACCGGCATGGCCGAGACCGACCCGGAGGCGCTGTGCCGGGCCGGCGAGACCGCGCTGGCCGAAAAGCTGGCGATCCAGCTCAGCGAATCCGACTTCGCCGTGGCCTGTATCGCCGCGCCGATCTGCACCCCGAACGGCGATTGCGAGGCCACGATCAGCGTCGTGCTGCCGGAGCAGAAGGCACGCGAACGCGAGCGCACCTACAGTGTCGCGGTGCAGGAGGCGGCCAGCCGGATCGAGCGGCTGCTCGGCTGGACCGCCTGA
- a CDS encoding ABC transporter substrate-binding protein, whose translation MRRLLLSLLVAAALVPGAAIADPVKGGKIDVATIGEPPTLDPMANTGDLLGMITQHIYETLFTFDGEWRLQPLLAEAMPAISADGRTYDIKIRSGVTFHDGEKLTAADVVASLERWMRVASRGKQAAPMIESVTATGDLSVRITLKQAYAPLLSLLAFNNSAAVIMPKAHMDEPLTDVVGTGPYKLAERKPDQYILLTRFDGYAARTEEPSRYAGRRTAYLDEIRFLPVPNANTRIEGAISGQYDFSDLLPVESYDKLTGLSTTEPVILKSFGYPIMMLNTRQGPLAKPELRQAVQAALSESDMMLAAFGKPEFFTVDGAMYPEGFPWRNDAGVDTYDQGNPEKAQALMEKAGYAGEPIRILTSQQYEFHYKMALVAAEYLKAAGFKVDLQVSDWATLTQRRNDPALWDIFFTHSPFLPEPALNLGMSESGPGWWSTERRRTAFDAFNAASDPAQRAKLYADVQAAIMAEVPFIKVGDFNALSAKSPKLKGYDPSPWPSFWNTWVEK comes from the coding sequence ATGCGCCGCCTGCTGCTCTCCCTCCTCGTGGCCGCCGCCCTGGTGCCGGGCGCGGCCATCGCCGACCCGGTGAAGGGCGGCAAGATCGACGTCGCCACCATCGGCGAGCCGCCGACGCTCGACCCGATGGCGAACACCGGCGACCTGCTGGGCATGATCACCCAGCATATCTACGAGACGCTGTTCACCTTCGACGGGGAATGGCGGCTGCAGCCGCTGCTGGCCGAGGCGATGCCGGCGATCTCCGCGGACGGCCGCACCTACGACATCAAGATCCGTTCCGGCGTCACCTTCCATGACGGCGAGAAACTGACCGCGGCCGACGTCGTCGCCTCGCTGGAGCGCTGGATGCGGGTGGCCTCACGCGGCAAGCAGGCGGCGCCGATGATCGAGAGCGTGACGGCGACCGGTGACCTCTCGGTCCGGATCACGCTGAAGCAGGCCTATGCGCCGCTGCTGTCGCTGCTGGCCTTCAACAACAGCGCCGCGGTCATCATGCCCAAGGCGCATATGGACGAGCCGCTGACCGATGTGGTCGGCACCGGCCCCTACAAGCTGGCCGAGCGCAAGCCCGACCAGTACATCCTGCTGACCCGCTTCGACGGCTATGCCGCCCGGACGGAAGAGCCCAGCCGCTATGCCGGCCGGCGCACGGCGTATCTCGACGAGATCCGCTTCCTCCCGGTGCCGAACGCCAACACCCGGATCGAGGGCGCGATTTCCGGCCAGTACGACTTCTCCGACCTGCTGCCGGTCGAATCCTACGACAAGCTGACCGGCCTTTCGACCACCGAGCCGGTGATCCTGAAGTCCTTCGGCTACCCGATCATGATGCTCAACACCAGGCAGGGGCCGCTGGCGAAGCCGGAGCTGCGCCAGGCGGTACAGGCGGCGCTGAGCGAGAGCGACATGATGCTGGCCGCCTTTGGCAAGCCGGAATTCTTCACTGTCGACGGCGCCATGTATCCGGAGGGCTTCCCCTGGCGCAACGACGCCGGGGTCGACACCTACGACCAGGGCAACCCGGAGAAGGCGCAGGCGCTGATGGAGAAGGCCGGCTATGCCGGCGAGCCGATCCGGATCCTGACCAGCCAGCAATACGAGTTCCACTACAAGATGGCGCTGGTGGCGGCGGAGTACCTGAAGGCGGCGGGCTTCAAGGTCGACCTGCAGGTGTCGGACTGGGCGACGCTGACCCAGCGCCGCAACGACCCGGCGCTGTGGGATATCTTCTTCACACACAGCCCGTTCCTGCCGGAGCCGGCGCTGAATCTCGGCATGTCCGAGAGCGGCCCGGGCTGGTGGTCGACCGAGCGCCGCCGCACCGCCTTCGACGCCTTCAACGCGGCGTCCGACCCGGCACAGCGGGCGAAGCTCTACGCGGACGTCCAGGCCGCGATCATGGCCGAGGTGCCGTTCATCAAGGTCGGCGACTTCAACGCCCTCTCGGCCAAGTCGCCGAAGCTGAAGGGCTACGACCCGTCGCCCTGGCCGTCCTTCTGGAACACCTGGGTGGAGAAGTGA